The region TCTAAATAATGAGGGTTTATATTGAACGGAACCATTCCTAATGTTTTAAAACTTGGCGGATACACTATAGGCATATCATTTGTAGTTTCCATAGTTAACCCCGTAATATTACTACCTGCCGAACAACCCAAATAAGGCGTGCCGTTTAGTAATGTTTCTTTTAAAGTAGATAGTAAATTGTTGGCATATAACTGTTTTACCAACAAAAAAGTATTGCCCCCTCCCGTAAAAATTGCTTGTGCATTTACAACAGCTTCAACAGGATTTTCAAAAGTATGTAGCCCTACTACTTTTTTATCAATTTTTGCAAAAGCTTGGGCAACTTTTGCAGTGTAATCGTTGTGCGAAATGCCACTTGGACGTGCATACGGTATAAATAAAATGGTATTTGCGTTTTTAAAATGATTTTTTAAAACGGGCAATAAATATTCTAAATATCCCAAACCGTGTAAGGTTGATGTACTTGCTATGATTAAATTTTTCATAAAAATTTTTAAAATAAACAACAAACTTATTTATTTAACATATGTTTACCAAAATGCTTTTTATGTTTTAACATTTTTACTAATATTTTTGTTTAAATTAATATAATATTGTTTTAACAATCAATAGTTTTGTAAAATGAATAAAAAACTACCTTACCTATTAATTTGTTTATTAACCTTGTTAGTAAGCGCTACAACTATTGCACAAACTAAAACGGTTTTGGGTAAAGTAGTTGCAAAAACACGCGATTTAGAAGGGATATTTGTAAAAAATACAACTATTAATAAATCAACCTATACACAAAAAGGTGGGTATTTTACTATTGAAGCCAACCCAAATGATACACTTATTTTTTCGGCGGTACATTTAATAGGCCGTGATAAAGTTTTAACCAAAGCCGATATGAACAAATCGTTGGTTTTTGTTCCCATGGAATTTTTTGAAAATGTTTTAGACGAAGTGGTAATAGACCGTAAAGTAAATTCTGAAACTTTAGGTTTTGGAAAAGTAAAAAGATACACGCCTGCTCAGCGCAATTTACACCGTGCAACTTCATCGGGCGGAGGTATTTTACCTGTTGATGCCATTGTGAATGCCATTTCAGGAAGAACAAAAATGCTTAAAAAAGCAGTTGAATTAGAAGCAGAACAACAATTAGTACTACAAATTTTAAATAAATTCCCCGAAGAGTATTATACAAACAAATTAAAAATACCTGTGCAATACCATATGGCGTTTGGTTATTTTATGCTGCAAGACCCAAATATACTTACATCTTTTCAAAACGTACACACCGAACAATTAGGTTTAATGTATGCCGAAAAAGCTACCGAATTTTTAGAAATAGTTAAGGTGTTAAAATAATTGTTTTGTGTAACTTTGTAGTAAATTATTAAAAATGGTAACAAACTTACATATAACACCTCTTTTTTTAGGCATAGGTGGCGGCGAATTGGTTTTTATTGTAATTGCCATTTTAATGCTTTTTGGTTCAGATAAAGTGCCCGAAATGGCACGTGGTTTGGCACGCGTTATTAATCAAGTTAAAAATGCATCTAACGATATCAAATCTGAAATTACCAAAAGTGTAGATGAAACAGGTGTAGTAAAAGATATTAAAGAAGCTGTTAATGTAGAAGATATTAAAAAACGCGTTGGCTTAAACGATATTAAAACCGCTATGGACTTAGATCAATACAACCCTGTTAACGATATTCAGCAAGAAATTGACCAAGCCAAAGAAGATATTGAAAACATGACCGGACCCATTAAGCGCAACAAATAATGCTTGAAAACTTAATACAAAAAGACCAACAGTTACTTATTTATTTAAACAATTTAGGAACCCCATTTTTAGATCCTATTTTTATGTACATAACCCATCAAAAAAATTGGTGGCCTTTTTTTGTATTTTTAATTTTTTTATTACTAAAAAAAATATCGCTTAAACAATTTGCTCTTTTAGTAGTTGTATTGGCCGTTTTTTTTGTGTTTACCGATCAGCTTACAAACGTTTTTAAATATGGTGTTAACAGGTTACGCCCCGTTAACGATCCACTTATTGAACCTTACTTGCGCGTGTTGCGTAAAGCAGGTAGTCCTAGTTTTTTTTCGGGACATGCATCCAATTCAAGCGGAGCCACCTTACTACTTTTTTTAATCCTTAAAAAGTATTACAAATACTGCGGCTTTTTATTTTTGTTTCCGTTAATATTTGCTTATACTCGTATTTATTTGGGGTTACATTACCCGTTAGATATTTTATGTGGGTATCTTTTTGGTTTAACATCGGGCTTTTTGTTTTACACCCTTTTTAAATTTGTAAACAACAAATATAATTTAACCGATAAACGCTTTCAAAACCCTTTTAAATAATTAAAAAAAATCTGTTTCTGGGCGTTTCCCTTACATTCGGCTTAGTAAATAAATTAATAAGCAATTAAACTTACCGTTTAGTAAATCATTACAGTAAATAGTCGGGTCGGGCTGTACGCTCATAGCTTTTATCGGCGCTTCCAGTGCCTCAGCCGCCAATAAAAGGCTATCCGCTGCCATCCCTAACGCGGGGCTTGGGTTTTTTTAAGTTTTTTAAGTTTAAAGTTTTGTGTTGTTAAACTTCAATTAATAAAGTATCACATAAATTAAAAAATATACCAAACAAACCTACAAGGTTTTTTTATGTAACATTATAAAAGTATAGACTTTTTATATAAACCAGCGTTTAGCTTTTTATTTAAAGTATGTTTTTAAAATTTTTAACAATATGTTAATTTTTTTAATATATTTATGCTATAAATAACTAATCTAATGTTTTATTATGGTAAAATTGTCTAAAATTTTGTGGGGGGGGGTAATAGCCCTAACCCTTACTGCTTGTACAACCAACAGCAT is a window of Myroides sp. JBRI-B21084 DNA encoding:
- the pepE gene encoding dipeptidase PepE, which translates into the protein MKNLIIASTSTLHGLGYLEYLLPVLKNHFKNANTILFIPYARPSGISHNDYTAKVAQAFAKIDKKVVGLHTFENPVEAVVNAQAIFTGGGNTFLLVKQLYANNLLSTLKETLLNGTPYLGCSAGSNITGLTMETTNDMPIVYPPSFKTLGMVPFNINPHYLDPIEGSTHMGETRETRINEFHCFNTQPVLGLREGSWLEVHGSKITLKGALSARLFCQNQPAVELEPESDLSNLS
- a CDS encoding twin-arginine translocase TatA/TatE family subunit, with the protein product MVTNLHITPLFLGIGGGELVFIVIAILMLFGSDKVPEMARGLARVINQVKNASNDIKSEITKSVDETGVVKDIKEAVNVEDIKKRVGLNDIKTAMDLDQYNPVNDIQQEIDQAKEDIENMTGPIKRNK
- a CDS encoding phosphatase PAP2 family protein, whose translation is MLENLIQKDQQLLIYLNNLGTPFLDPIFMYITHQKNWWPFFVFLIFLLLKKISLKQFALLVVVLAVFFVFTDQLTNVFKYGVNRLRPVNDPLIEPYLRVLRKAGSPSFFSGHASNSSGATLLLFLILKKYYKYCGFLFLFPLIFAYTRIYLGLHYPLDILCGYLFGLTSGFLFYTLFKFVNNKYNLTDKRFQNPFK